From the Choristoneura fumiferana chromosome 15, NRCan_CFum_1, whole genome shotgun sequence genome, the window CCAAGTCAAATGCTCGCATTCTCATGTTAATCCACACGGTGTCGCCATTTCCATCCAATCATATATCAGCGGACTAAGGAGGGCCAGGGCTAGTCTACTCCCAAGAGATATGTTCGCACAATAACACACAATTTTCATCTATTGTGCCCCATTTCCGCCGCAAATATCCTTAATAATTCCTTACAAATTCGAATTATCTCATTACAACAAATCCCTTATATCGTACAATAATCCGAGCTAGTTAAATTTTGCCGCTGTTGATTGAGGCTCTGTTGATTTAAAAGTGTGTTTCTAACAGGCAATTTCGGAAGGTTTAATCGTTTAATCTGAATACGATTGTTTCTTTATCAATAAGACTTGTGAAATTGGGAATGAGCCTTGCCTTTTATTAATACCATGGTTATGCTAAAATGTTCGGATTGTATGGCGCCCTTTTGTCTCGATTCACATTTCAGTTTGAAACCTATTTCGCATAGGCTTTGTTCGTAACAATGTATAGCGGGAATCTGTGCTCGTATGTCTACACTATCAGGCATGATCGAACGCGTATATAGCTGAACGCTGACTAGAACGCATCGTTGCACGTCTAATTGTGGGTATGCGGGAAGCTGCATGAAATCTCTATTGCTCTGGGAATTGTGGTGATTAACTGACGCTCATTCCAGAGCTGTGGCTTTTTGGATGTTTGCTGGCGTGGAATGAATTTAGTGTAGAGGAAAAATGGCTGCCGGATACCTCTATTAGTATCTAATACAGTCGACCAAAACTTGCTTAAGGATTGATCATTTGCATCAACCTAAAACTCAACCTCATAGATATTTTCTTGAGTAAGAAATGCTGTCATtattggtagtttttttttggttatacTCGTTCTATAACTATACTAAAAATAGTTTCACAGCGGTTTATAAATATGACGTAAATGAGTTACGACAGTTATTAAAGCATTGCAGTATAATATAGAACACGTTAACCGTAGATTAAAACAAGCAGCGTGGTACCAAATTAATTCGCTCCTTAATTACACGTAAACAAAGCGGACGTCCTCTATCTCTAAACATGCAAGTTTGTGACACAATAATCCCTTGTCAGGGTTGAAGCATCGCCGCGCTTACAAATAAACCACTTTAATGCATAGCGTATCGTGCTGTTACTCTCAAAGGGAATAAACAGTAGCGATATAGTTCCGAATTCCGCCTGCAAATTTTATCATTAGTCGCCTCCCAGCATGGCCATTTCGTATGCAGCGCATAGGCAATGCAATCGAGCCGACGTCACTGTCACAGGGGACTAAGCCGGACCAACCGCTGTAATGTATTGCTGAAGCTTACCTCGTAAATTCCCGTATTGCTCCCGAGTCTATTCAATCAGACACTATCGGAAATTTCGATGAGCTAAGAATTCCATACAAAGCTAATTAAGTGTTCAAGTTTATCTTCGAACGCTTCCAATTTCATACCTTTTTGTTGAGAATTCTGGCTACCTTCTATAAAACAAGGCCATTCACCTCGCAAATATCTCTCCCCTTAGGTACTCTTCTAAACACGAGGGAGTCAAAATAAATTTCCACCCTCACCCTAATTCGAATGAGCACGAAGTATCCCCTTTCGATTCGCCCCATGTGTTGCCATGGCGACGGGCGCCCTTTGTAGGGACTGCACCGAACCCCGATGTAAACATTCCAGAGGCGTTCCCGAAATGCACTTTTCGGCTCGCCGCGCCGTCGCCTTTATTGATGTTGTTGCCACTGCTTTCGCTCCTTCCGGTATTTCACCCGGCTGCTCGTAAATTTACCGAAATTATTGAGTAAAGCTTGTCTATTTATCACGTTTATGGCACGGCTCCTCTGTATCAGTAAGGTCAGGAACGGAGATGCATATACGTTACAGCGTTCCAAATTGATATTAGAATTTTGTTGCGTGAAATATGAATATGTTCTTGTTAAATTATAGTGCTGTAAATTTATTCATAAATggtaatagtgttttttttacttgttccAGGGATGCCGGTTTCCTGAAGATGGCCTCACGCACCCCGTCCCTTGAGTCGCTGCCCGGTGCCAACTCGATAGGTTCGCTGGAGCGTGGCTCCTTATCGCCCCTGACCCTTAGCGGCTCCTCGCCCCCCGCGAGCGACTCCGCTGTATGTGACCTTCGTGAGTTCGACGGTCTCGATACCACTTGCGCTATTTGTCGGGAGACTTTCGTCGACCCCAAAGTACTCAATTGCTTTCACACCTTCTGCCGGGGTTGCCTGGAGAGGGAACAAACGCACCCAGACAAAGTAACGTGCGTGACTTGCCGCGTGGACAGTCAGCTGCCGTCCGCCGGGGTGCCCGGTCTGCTTACAAACCTCGTGATCGCTGCAGCCGTCGAGCAAGACGCTGACCTCCTTCCATCTGCTCGTCAGACCAGCTCGCCCTCGGCTCGCTGCACGGGCTGCAAATCGAAGGAATCCGACGCCGTAGCGCGTTGCGTAGACTGCGCTAATTTCCTGTGCCCAAATTGCGTCATGGCGCACCAATTCATGCATTGTTTTGAAGGCCACCGCGTGCTGGCATTCACTGACCTGAAGGACGACAAGGGTATGCTCGGGTCGACCCTCACAACGAGCGGAGATAAGACCGCTTTCTGCCCGAGACACAAAAACGACATCCTGAAATATTTCTGCCGCACTTGCTCGGTGCCTGTTTGCAAGGAGTGCACGATCATTGAACACCCCGCTGCGCTGCATGACTACGAGCACTTGTCCGATGCCGGACCTAAACAGCTTGAGCTGATGCAATCTGCAGTCAATGAAGCAAAGACTCGAGCCACTGAGATCAGGCACATCGTCAAGACTGTGGAGCACGCCGCTGGTAAATTACAAGTGCAGTATCACAAAGctcaaaatgaaattaatgacaCGTTCCAATTCTACCGTTCCATGCTCGAGGAACGCAAACAGGAACTATTGAAGGAACTCGAAAGCGTATTCTCAACAAAACAGATCGCCTTGACAGTTGTTGGCCAAAAAGCTCAAGAGACGGTTGACAAGATTTATCAAACCTGCGACTTCGTAGAGCGACTAACAAAATGCGCCAACTTAGCTGAAATTTTGATGTTCAGGAAATTGTTAGATACCAAACTACAGACACTGATGAATGCGACACCAGAACACACCGTCCAGACGGCTTGTGAACTTGAGTTTGTCTCGAACTATCAGGCGATACAAGTTGGCGTGAGAAACACTTTCGGGTATGTACGCTCCAGCAATGAATCTAATGTACCCACTAAACAGCCACCTATTGCCCGCCCCACCAACGGCTCTCTATTGAACGGTGGCTCATCATCTAGCAGCAGTAGTGTCAATGGCAGTTCCGGGAGCTTAAATGGTGGTATCCATCTTCCTACAGGACTCAACGGCGTGTTAGACCGTCCGTACAGCAACGGCCTACTTGGACCTACCAGTCAATCCACTTCGCCTTTCGAATCAAACATTATCTCTAAAAGATTCAACAACGGTGCCAGCAGCCTCGGCCCATTCTCCACCGCCATTGGAGACATGAACTTAAACGGTATTAACCCGTATGAAAAATGGTCAAACGGCGGATGCGACTCATTATTTCCGCCTACCAATAACGACCCTTACTGCCTGACGTCTGCTTCACACAACGACCCTATCTTAGATCTGACGAACAAGCTTATTTCTACTGCCATTTTCCCACCGAAATCTCAAATTAAACGACAAAAGATGATCTATCACTGCAAATTCGGTGAGTTTGGAGTTATGGAAGGTCAGTTCACGGAACCCAGTGGCGTCGCTGTCAATGCTCAAAATGACATAATCGTCGCCGATACAAACAATCATCGCATCCAAATATTCGACAAAGAAGGTCGCTTTAAGTTCCAATTCGGTGAATGTGGAAAACGTGACGGTCAACTCCTATACCCCAACAGAGTCGCTGTTGTTCGCACGTCTGGCGATATCATCGTCACTGAGAGATCCCCGACACACCAAATACAGATATATAACCAGTACGGTCAGTTCGTACGGAAATTTGGTGCCAACATCCTACAACACCCGCGCGGCGTCACCGTCGACAACAAGGGACGCATCGTAGTGGTCGAATGCAAAGTTATGCGCGTAATCATCTTCGATCAAGTGGGCAATGTGCTGCAGAAGTTCGGTTGCTCCAAGCATTTAGAGTTCCCCAACGGGGTTGTGGTCAATGACAAACAGGAAATTTTCATTAGTGACAACCGAGCACATTGTGTTAAGGTCTTCAATTACGAAGGCATCTACTTGCGTCAGATCGGAGGCGAGGGGGTGACTAACTACCCGATCGGTGTTGGCATTAACGCGGCCGGCGAGATCCTGATCGCGGACAACCACAACAACTTTAACCTGACGATCTTCACGCAGGACGGGCAGTTGGTATCGGCTCTGGAGAGCAAGGTCAAGCATGCCCAATGCTTCGACGTGGCGCTCATGGACGACGGGTCTGTGGTGCTTGCCAGCAAGGATTACCGGCTCTACATCTATCGCTACGTGCAGGTCCCGCCTATAGGCATGTGAGCCTCCCGCCCTGATCACATGAGATCGGAATGACCGATGAACTTTAAGCCAAAATTCCATACGTTGAAACGCAAATAACTTGCAAGTGTCGGATCGGCCATATGTGTCAATTTTTGAATAGTTGCATGTGACAATTGAAGTGAAATCATGGTACTTGCTAGTTTTTGTAAGTGCACGTGTTGCGACGTTTGCGGCTGTCTCGATGTGATCAATTCTACTTACGATGGGAGTTCTTGAAATAGTTTTGGCATAAAATCTCTgtgcatatatatatacagaTATTTCAAAACGGAACTGTAATGAGATTAGTCATAGTATTGACATTGTTATTCGAGTACCTAGTTAAGGATGGAGATTATTCCGCTGGACGATCCAGGCATTACGAACGGTGTTCTCGACCCTTATCATTTTTtgatctattgaataatattttttcatatccCACATCGTTAAATTAGGGATGAATATTAAGGGCATTTGTATTATTTAGCCCATTTGTTGGACcaatattttaactattattacTTAACAAATTGTTAGGCGTTAAGCGTGTGATTTTATCGTAATAAGAGAGCATCGAGCGGTATTGTTGTTAGTTTTAAGGTATTCTTCGGCACAATGGCACTTCCTGTTTTTGATTAGCACTTATTCTGTGTCGATGGAAATATGATTATGAAACTAAGTAAGAAGTTGttacattattattaggtaaGTGTTAAATTGATTGAGCTGATGTGGACAATCATTAGTTACTACCCtcttgatgtagttacaaaatttagGGAAAGTGATGTTAGGGGTTTTATCAATGACAAAGTAGACTGCGGCGTTCCTCGGACACTTCGATAACTGAGTTGCTACGAGTCCTCTCCTCTAATGTCCGCGCCAAACGGCAAGTTTTGATATCACAAAACTAGGTTTgatcaaaaatgttttatagACTTCAGCTTAGTTCCGGATTCGAATAGCGCCATCTTCCAACAAGAACCTCGAGTATTATAAAGCATTTTAGATTATGATGTTACTAGGTTATGAATGAAATGGCtgtagttttcttttaatttgttGGAAGAGTTCTGTCCCGACCGCTATCGTCGTACCGCCTAGTCACTGAGAGCCCACGGACCTGAAATTCATGTTTTACGTTGttttaaagttaagtaacacTTGGTTGATAATATTGTTCGTTTTTATACAAATCTAGTAATTgaatatgtttttaagtaattgGACACGGTAGTAACTAGTAGAGCACTTTAGGAAATGGTCGTCTCgctagacttttttttttaataatgataattttttgagattttaataCGTGTGTAACTAGCGTTTTACTGGAGTATTATAGCTCGCTCGGTATACAAGTAATTATGCAATTTGTTATTCtggtaagatatttttttatgtggaaacaactttatttttgtagCAGTAGTATTATACGGTGCATGTGTAACATTTACTTTTTCgtattttatgaatattatgctattattttttacttcattaCCATGTGTGAGTGTGTTAGCagaattattttagtttgattTCAGATAGTTTTGGTTTTCTTAGTAAATAAtcgtttttagttattttttaatcgCTGAATCTATGACAAGTGAAGAGATCTGATTCGATCCGTCTATTAGGGTCGAGGGatcattttcttaatttttgatCTGCATTAGTTTATGGTCTAGGTTATGATGAGCTCGGTGATATTCCAATGTTCTAACTAAAGATAATCTCTTTGATGGTATTGAAGACGCGCCGGCGCGGCGGGCCGTATCTCGCTTTACCTGCAAGACATGTGCCATACAACTTTGTTGTGATGTAATAAGTGATATTTAGTattgtttgtaaatatgtacCATACAACTTTGATTGATAAGACTCTGATCGACTTGAACAGAATTTATAAATCTTTTAACTCGTTAGTGCAAGTGTATTCCGATAATCTTGATTCTTATCGCTAGTTTCTGaatggattttattttaatggatTTTGTCTACATACTTGCACTAATTGCCGAGCATTTGAAAAAGCAGATTTTCTCTTTGTTTCTAAGTTTTCCAAAAGTGCGAGTCACGAACGAATGCCCGCCCATCGCGACGCGTCTTCGATTCAATAgcgaaatatgttttttatcgGATACTCACTAGATTAGGTGAAGTAGAATTGATTTAAGATCTCTAGAGTCGAAATTTCAGTGATGAGTCACCAATGATTTAATATAGGCTGCCCTGTTcctaataaattattacaattCCTAAGATCGGACGTATACATTGTATTTCACTTAATCTACTGAATCGTCTAAAGTTTTGAATGGAAGTCTTGATTGATTGGGATTTTTAGCTTCCGCAACATTTGCACCTCGCTTTTTTTTGACGAATTGTTTCAACCTGTTTCACTTCATTACAATATATTATGACGAATTTACCACAACTGCTGTACTACAACTCTTCTTACATTAAAACAATTCGTTTCAACAAACCGAGGTAACGCTAAAAACCAGGTGAACACAATCGTTTAGACTTTGCCAAGTTTCATTCATAAAAATTATGGCATCAGTATTCCCAAAATTTTATCCATTCGACCCACATCAATAAACTCCTGCCATAATGATTACGAATGTTTGCCTATCAGTAACTATATACGCTTCTACTTAATTGAGATCGTTACAacgtattatatttatattaagtatagcATAGTATCAAAATTTTATCATAAGATTTGCAAATTATGACAACTACACCTACACCTTCATTGTAAAGCAGTGTAATCGTTtggatcattttttttttattatgacggTAATgagttagttattttaatttttaacctgATACGGTATTTTAAGTTTCATCCCTATTgatttattattacaaaaatctCGTTCACAATtaactttttgtgttttttgcataatatataagtaaaaaaatgattttcaatATGAAAAACATTTCATTCTTAAAATTGCATTTCTAAAGCTTGAGGActgattaaaatttgaaatatgttttgtctttaaatatattttgtcgatgtttgttgttataattattatatttttttaattatttgtataaacattgttctttaaattaatgtacatcgttttgttttgaattatttttgttgtataatTGCTTTTTTAATAATACCAATTCATTGCAGTTTTAacgtgtgttttattttgtttttgcccGAGTAGTGCTTCAGTAGTGTTCCTGTCTTCGGTCGTGACTACTTTAGTTGGAACTAAATCAGTTGCGACTGATGTGAAAAAAGCCCGTTTGTGCTAATTAATCGAACAAAATCCATTTTTGCTACCTACATGAAATTTGTCATTTTCCGTGggcttttttaaaattgaagtCCGTGCACTGTAAGTTACATAAATACCAAATACACAATTGTCTTTTTATAACTCTGATCATCAAGTTTTTTatatgttataaaatattaacttttcaATTACTCAGAAATCTCCACCTATTCACGCAACTGCCGTTCTCACAATAGGTTATAAATCAACTTCAGAATGATTTTTTAGCACAAACTTTATGTTGAACTCTGCAAAACTATTCACGTTtctaaaactcaaataaaaacttttttaaaagttttgcaGAATTCAGTGTGGTGGTAGGtccctgtgtgtgtgtgtgtgcgcgtgtttACTTGATCGTGTGTGTGCATTTTGATAAGTATTACTTTGAAACAGTTGGTGTTGGGGAACAAGCGATGGCATGAGATTCGTAAGTATTGCTTTAGAGTTAAGTACGTTACACACATTTAGTGCACTCAATAAACTAAAGCCATTTATGAATACTGAGATAtcgaataggtacatatttataatttcacCTGAAATTGAGTCTTAAAATTTCAAACTTTATTTTACTGTTTACTTATTTAGGTTGACTGATAGATCTCTTATAAGTAGGAATAAGTTCGCTCTTTGGTACATGTACCTcaatgtttatttctttattttcgtACATTAAAGAGTTTACGTACATTACATTATTCAAGTTATCAAATGAAAGAATTGAGAGAAACTGTAttccatgtcataataatatcatatttCGCTGGCTTAAGgaaatataaatatgttatcAATGATATCTACGTGTTTATAATTGGCAAAACTCGATGGCCCAATTACATTACATAGGTACTAATTTTAGAGTCCGGCACAATTTTGAATAGAATTTTTAGTAATACAATTCACAGAGACGTCACAAAATACACGTCATTGTGGAGAGTCCACGATGTGACGTCATACTGAACTGACAGTTAGACGTTAGGTTAAACATGGTAAGACCATAGTCACGTGATTACTCATCTTCCTTCTCTTTCCAAGGGCTAACCACGTTAGCGAGAATGAAATGACATGATGTAACTCACATTACgatttcactttttttattggacaaAATGGTAACTTTAGCTGTGTTTCTAATTACTTTTGCACCTCAAATATCTTTTAGTAATGAACCACAGCAGTTTATCAGCTTCTCAGTGAATTAGGCGGTATTAAACTAACTTCTCGGTAAACATGAAATAAGCGTAATACATATTCTTATGATCGTAGGCTATAAATCTTCGTGATAAGAACTATTTGTACTAAGCGTAGGTTAATCTTTGTAACACGAATAAGCTTTACTTTTCCACTAATTTTTGACTTTCTGATTTGGACTCTTGGATTCCCTTCTCAGCAGCACCtgctttaaaaattaaaagcgcTAACCAAAAACCACTATTTCCAAGTCAATTACTATAGGGAACATTTTACTACTAACTTTAGCACCTATTAGAATAACGTAAGCACGAACTAGGCTTACTCGatcgtttataattttatactcAGCAGTTTTCTTAAGGCTAACATTTAAGATACAATACGAAGTATGATTTAATTCAGTTTGTTCTTCATCATACTCAACCACGTTTAGTTTCTTATCGATCAGTGTAAAAATATCACTTTCATTAATCTTTACGTTATTTTCTTTGATATCTCATATATTAACGCCACTGCTGTTCCAAAATTTCAATCCAATAATCTCTTTAAACGTAGCCATAAATCTAAAATGCATTAAAATTTCCAATTTCTAAGTCTTCACTGCTCATTGATGAAATTTCAAGCTTGTACCTCGTCCCATCATTAACAGAAAACTTATTTCCGAATTAGACATCACGATTACCAGGAAGTGTGtagaaaataatgtaaatatcgTAGAGTTAAGCCATTCTTAGGATTACTGTTAGAGTAAAGGCAGCCGGGCACAGTACAAGAAAGCAAACAACCGTGTGAGAACAAAAAGgaaagtgtgtatttttttatgaattacgAGTCAACGATAGGTCACTACATTATAAGATGTTATTTAGGATTGAGGCTTTGTTGTTAGGgacataattttaaaaacatgacATTGAATTTGTTGTTTAAGACAAAGCAATTGGCGAGTGTCTGGATTCGATTTGAACCTAAGGGTCTCCCTAACCATATCCGTAGACGTACGTATACTCTTAACGTTGTTGGGTACCTTTGTGGCAGTTACTAAATACACCTGTTAATGTATTCATCAAGGTAGAAATAATGTATAAATGTTAGCTTGTCAGATTGTATGTGGTTAACGGATTggtcatttattatattacgtaGTAGAGCGTCGTTGAATTTGATAGAACTTAACGGTACGTTGATATGTATTATGGAAAGTTTGTAAATATCATTGTCGCTCCTACTAGGTACGCGTCCTTCACGCGAAACGCTCAGGAATTGCATTCATTTTCTAATTAAAAGTGTCATTGAATTtgaataattgtaatttttaacatcGCTTCTACGGAATATTGTGATTTATGGTAGCGGTGTTGTATTGTTGAATTCCATTTATTCGCTAATTGAATATTTTAGTGAATTGCACAGAACGTTGGTATTTCACTTgatttttggagtattttttctGGAAAGAAATGTATTCAATGATTTACTGAAATCGATGACTGACGTTGTGTTTCAAAGTGAATGAGAGTAAATTCGTTAGTGGTGCGGTGGCGGGGGCGTCCGCGGGGTGAAGTAGGTCGCGCGGGGGGGCCCACGCCGCACAAAATGTCAAATTGTGATTGTTGTAAGTTAAGGAGAAATTACAAAGCACACACGAGCACAAACCATCCATCCTCAAAGAAAATTACGCTGTTTTAAGTCGCGTTTGAATTTATGatacattttattgtaaaaaatattttactatcgCTTAAGTTAGTTGAAACGTTTGCatataatagtatttattttcaCAAGAAAGAAATTTTTTTAGTGGCAATGTTTTGAGAGTTCGTGGCTAAATGATATGGATTCAACTAATTGATAGTATATTTAAGTATAGGCATGCATTTCATTGTTCTATGCGTTTCTTTGCTCCTTCATGTACCATAGATCGATGATGACGCAGCTTACTGTACTTGGACTGATGCACTTTACTTGTACTACGACTCGCTCGGACACCATCGATCTCGAGGATATTCCCATGTGTTAGATAGCGTAACTGTAAGGTGTGTGATTTTAGTTAAGAAGATAATTTTTGTACTGGAAAGATTCCAAATGAAACTGCATAGGAAAATAATGGTGTAGCTAATGACATATCAAGTAATGTTTCTTATTAATAAATGGGGGAAGGCGGAAGTCGGGCACGGTTAGTGAAGTATTTATGAGAAATTGACGTTTTGTTTGATATAAGGACAATACTTACCCAGTTTTGGAATATTCGcatgttgaaataataaaaggtTTAATAGTGAATTGTCCAAGCGATTGGACGCAACATATCTTCCACTTAGTGGTGCCGTTggagaaataaatgaaattaatagaaCAATAGACCATTTTCGTTTTAGATTGCGACGGGAGGATCGGGCGGGGCGGAGCAGAGTTTGGAATCTTTCTTAACGAAGCTAGTCGCCAAAGATAACTGCTTTTagataattaaatgtaattgtGTATGCAAGTAAGTTAACCTAAATTAGTTGTATGATGCTTAAATTGTCCACACACAAATCGATTTTACACACTTAATTAATGCCATCCTGCCAGTTATAAGAACACATGCTTATGATGAGTAAAGTTAAATTATATCCTACTTAGCGTATGGAGTAGTGTGTATTTTTAGATATCGCATTGTCTATGTTAGTTTAGTGGTTAAGGCACACCTTGAGCTTCAAACAGTGTGAgtttcttattaatattttttatgaaccTAGTGTTAATGTAGATCGACGCGAGGAGAGCCTCCCAGCGGTGGGCTGGGGTCGACAGGAGTAACATTGATACGCGCTGTTTCAACTTTTCCAAGAGAAAAGTGCTTTTGCACGACTTACTTTTAATATCACGCGAATTAGCTTCCACCTCGAATCTGAATTGCAAATCAAATGCACCACATGTCATTAACGACACGCACGTGCACTGTAAATAAGGCCCGTCATTAGTATTTAATGACATCTTATAACATAAATGTTAAATTCAGTCTTAACTTTAATATACTGAAACACCATTTTGCGCCGTGGCCTTAAAATTGAAGGAATGTGTTATCCTTTTATTGagacatttgaattttgtacaaacttaaaatttcaCATTTCAATATGAAGCATTATCAAACTGTATTGTAAGTGCTATATCTTGTAAGTCGTATGTAACCCGGCTAGCATAGATGTCGGTAGTTGTAGCGTCGCTGTATCTACGTCCTATGTCTAACTTTATGATAA encodes:
- the brat gene encoding tripartite motif-containing protein brain tumor isoform X1, with product MNGFGLLWDAGFLKMASRTPSLESLPGANSIGSLERGSLSPLTLSGSSPPASDSAVCDLREFDGLDTTCAICRETFVDPKVLNCFHTFCRGCLEREQTHPDKVTCVTCRVDSQLPSAGVPGLLTNLVIAAAVEQDADLLPSARQTSSPSARCTGCKSKESDAVARCVDCANFLCPNCVMAHQFMHCFEGHRVLAFTDLKDDKGMLGSTLTTSGDKTAFCPRHKNDILKYFCRTCSVPVCKECTIIEHPAALHDYEHLSDAGPKQLELMQSAVNEAKTRATEIRHIVKTVEHAAGKLQVQYHKAQNEINDTFQFYRSMLEERKQELLKELESVFSTKQIALTVVGQKAQETVDKIYQTCDFVERLTKCANLAEILMFRKLLDTKLQTLMNATPEHTVQTACELEFVSNYQAIQVGVRNTFGYVRSSNESNVPTKQPPIARPTNGSLLNGGSSSSSSSVNGSSGSLNGGIHLPTGLNGVLDRPYSNGLLGPTSQSTSPFESNIISKRFNNGASSLGPFSTAIGDMNLNGINPYEKWSNGGCDSLFPPTNNDPYCLTSASHNDPILDLTNKLISTAIFPPKSQIKRQKMIYHCKFGEFGVMEGQFTEPSGVAVNAQNDIIVADTNNHRIQIFDKEGRFKFQFGECGKRDGQLLYPNRVAVVRTSGDIIVTERSPTHQIQIYNQYGQFVRKFGANILQHPRGVTVDNKGRIVVVECKVMRVIIFDQVGNVLQKFGCSKHLEFPNGVVVNDKQEIFISDNRAHCVKVFNYEGIYLRQIGGEGVTNYPIGVGINAAGEILIADNHNNFNLTIFTQDGQLVSALESKVKHAQCFDVALMDDGSVVLASKDYRLYIYRYVQVPPIGM
- the brat gene encoding tripartite motif-containing protein brain tumor isoform X2 is translated as MASRTPSLESLPGANSIGSLERGSLSPLTLSGSSPPASDSAVCDLREFDGLDTTCAICRETFVDPKVLNCFHTFCRGCLEREQTHPDKVTCVTCRVDSQLPSAGVPGLLTNLVIAAAVEQDADLLPSARQTSSPSARCTGCKSKESDAVARCVDCANFLCPNCVMAHQFMHCFEGHRVLAFTDLKDDKGMLGSTLTTSGDKTAFCPRHKNDILKYFCRTCSVPVCKECTIIEHPAALHDYEHLSDAGPKQLELMQSAVNEAKTRATEIRHIVKTVEHAAGKLQVQYHKAQNEINDTFQFYRSMLEERKQELLKELESVFSTKQIALTVVGQKAQETVDKIYQTCDFVERLTKCANLAEILMFRKLLDTKLQTLMNATPEHTVQTACELEFVSNYQAIQVGVRNTFGYVRSSNESNVPTKQPPIARPTNGSLLNGGSSSSSSSVNGSSGSLNGGIHLPTGLNGVLDRPYSNGLLGPTSQSTSPFESNIISKRFNNGASSLGPFSTAIGDMNLNGINPYEKWSNGGCDSLFPPTNNDPYCLTSASHNDPILDLTNKLISTAIFPPKSQIKRQKMIYHCKFGEFGVMEGQFTEPSGVAVNAQNDIIVADTNNHRIQIFDKEGRFKFQFGECGKRDGQLLYPNRVAVVRTSGDIIVTERSPTHQIQIYNQYGQFVRKFGANILQHPRGVTVDNKGRIVVVECKVMRVIIFDQVGNVLQKFGCSKHLEFPNGVVVNDKQEIFISDNRAHCVKVFNYEGIYLRQIGGEGVTNYPIGVGINAAGEILIADNHNNFNLTIFTQDGQLVSALESKVKHAQCFDVALMDDGSVVLASKDYRLYIYRYVQVPPIGM